The following are encoded together in the Blautia obeum ATCC 29174 genome:
- a CDS encoding tyrosine-type recombinase/integrase gives MQINYLDAISSVLNMMKQPDSACKNIDMHRTCYTTLFKYLMDKGIPFSMDAALDWLEIKKREISYETCSQYRNALFRLEHYLLFGDIKSSFCRSEDSFFCRSGISESFFRLTYELEEYYATTQNPCYYHTYSVAIKEFFRLATSLGVTEPEAITIDTLIEYWNTYCKSCKSLARRQNAVCAMTALMKYLHRRGDVPECYQRVLFGENVEILLEMRLSKIGTAFHPSIPLALKADEYLDALDDWKYMESSKAVYRNDFTWYFMFLELNHLEHSAETVTSWIDILPDCPNQIKASSSGSARRSHTIRMFEKYLQGIMESNIIAEPMRASDHLPSWSKSILDGFIESRRRDGMTDKTLTMCRAAGCSFFKYLEDNGIDNPVSITPDVVKAFHNHDVHSTPESKNAYGTKLRQLLRYMADQDLISPTLSFAVSASCAPHRSIVDVLSDAMVENIYEYREKASTPMELRDTAMVMLGLRMGIRGADILKLQVNDFDWKNKTVSFIQQKTSKAITLPVPTDVGNSVYKYIMNGRPESAVTGNGYIFISHQAPYIPLKVTTACRGALKRILAEYGFELSTGQGFHMTRKTFATRMLRADNKLDDISNALGHARQETAEVYLERDEDKMRLCPLEFGGVLS, from the coding sequence ATGCAAATAAACTATTTAGATGCTATTTCATCAGTTCTCAATATGATGAAACAGCCAGACAGTGCATGTAAAAATATAGACATGCACAGAACCTGTTATACTACACTCTTCAAGTACCTGATGGATAAGGGCATTCCTTTTTCAATGGATGCCGCACTGGACTGGCTTGAGATTAAAAAACGGGAAATTTCCTATGAGACGTGTTCTCAATATAGAAATGCCCTGTTCCGCCTCGAGCATTACCTGCTCTTTGGAGATATCAAAAGTTCTTTCTGCCGCTCAGAAGACAGTTTTTTCTGCCGGAGCGGAATATCGGAATCCTTTTTTCGCCTGACATATGAGCTGGAAGAATACTATGCGACCACACAGAATCCCTGCTATTACCATACGTATTCTGTTGCCATCAAGGAGTTCTTCAGGCTTGCTACTTCCCTGGGAGTTACAGAGCCGGAAGCAATAACCATAGATACTCTTATCGAATACTGGAATACTTACTGCAAATCCTGTAAATCTCTTGCCAGACGTCAGAACGCCGTATGTGCCATGACAGCACTTATGAAATATCTTCACCGCAGAGGTGATGTGCCAGAGTGTTACCAGCGGGTTCTTTTTGGTGAGAACGTTGAAATACTGCTTGAGATGAGACTTTCTAAAATAGGTACCGCATTTCATCCGAGTATACCTCTCGCTCTTAAAGCTGATGAATATCTTGACGCTTTGGACGATTGGAAATACATGGAATCATCAAAAGCTGTTTATCGCAATGATTTCACATGGTATTTCATGTTCCTGGAACTTAACCATCTGGAACACTCGGCAGAAACTGTGACATCATGGATAGATATACTCCCGGATTGCCCGAATCAGATCAAAGCCAGCAGTTCCGGATCAGCTCGTCGTTCACACACTATCAGAATGTTTGAAAAGTATCTCCAGGGCATAATGGAATCCAATATAATCGCTGAGCCGATGCGTGCATCTGATCATCTTCCATCATGGAGCAAAAGCATCCTTGATGGTTTCATAGAAAGCCGCAGGCGGGATGGAATGACCGATAAGACACTTACCATGTGTAGGGCAGCCGGATGCAGTTTCTTCAAATATCTTGAAGATAATGGAATAGATAATCCAGTCTCCATAACACCCGATGTGGTTAAAGCATTTCATAACCATGATGTCCACTCGACCCCGGAAAGTAAAAATGCATATGGAACCAAGCTTCGTCAGCTTCTACGGTACATGGCTGACCAGGATCTGATTTCACCAACACTTTCTTTTGCAGTATCTGCAAGCTGTGCGCCTCATCGCAGCATAGTTGATGTTCTGAGCGATGCTATGGTCGAGAATATATATGAATATCGTGAGAAAGCTTCTACTCCCATGGAGCTCAGGGACACAGCCATGGTCATGCTTGGACTTCGAATGGGTATCAGGGGAGCAGACATCCTAAAGCTTCAGGTAAATGATTTTGACTGGAAAAACAAAACTGTTTCCTTCATTCAGCAGAAAACAAGCAAAGCAATAACGCTTCCAGTCCCAACGGATGTAGGTAATTCAGTATATAAATACATCATGAATGGACGTCCGGAATCGGCTGTCACAGGCAACGGTTATATATTTATCAGCCATCAGGCACCATATATTCCGCTTAAAGTTACAACGGCGTGCCGTGGAGCTTTAAAAAGAATACTTGCTGAATATGGATTTGAATTATCTACTGGTCAGGGCTTTCATATGACACGAAAAACATTTGCCACAAGAATGCTTCGGGCAGACAACAAACTTGACGATATTTCCAATGCTCTCGGACATGCACGTCAGGAAACAGCAGAGGTATATCTTGAACGTGACGAAGATAAAATGAGGCTCTGCCCTCTGGAATTTGGAGGTGTTTTATCATGA